A single Gammaproteobacteria bacterium DNA region contains:
- a CDS encoding heavy-metal-associated domain-containing protein, with amino-acid sequence MTTYNANVIVHIDELLSSNQLCEMEVVLSEVTGVVSSCVHERTPHLLVVDYDSRAVHSGTLLGHIKDGGLHAELVGGI; translated from the coding sequence ATGACCACCTACAACGCCAACGTGATAGTCCATATAGATGAATTGCTGTCCTCTAATCAGCTTTGCGAAATGGAGGTCGTTCTGTCAGAGGTTACCGGCGTAGTCAGCTCCTGCGTTCATGAGAGAACCCCTCACCTGCTGGTTGTAGATTACGACTCGCGAGCTGTCCATTCTGGTACTTTGTTGGGCCATATCAAGGACGGTGGCCTGCATGCCGAATTAGTCGGCGGGATTTAA
- a CDS encoding TusE/DsrC/DsvC family sulfur relay protein yields MVLQQLDTHNSSFDEDGFLLNPTPWNPKLVASIAHFDEDGFLLNPTVWNPKLAASIAQLDGLPNLTNDHWYVIYYLREHHLNHGTLPVMRHVCLANGLERHCVTDLFHDAKEAWRVAGLPNPGEEAKSYM; encoded by the coding sequence ATGGTTCTTCAACAATTAGACACTCACAACTCATCATTTGACGAAGACGGCTTCCTGTTGAATCCTACGCCTTGGAACCCGAAGCTGGTTGCATCGATCGCGCATTTCGACGAAGACGGCTTCCTGCTGAATCCGACGGTTTGGAACCCGAAACTGGCTGCGTCGATCGCGCAACTCGATGGATTACCCAATCTCACCAATGACCATTGGTATGTGATCTATTACCTGCGAGAGCATCACCTGAACCATGGCACACTGCCGGTCATGCGACACGTCTGCCTAGCCAACGGGTTGGAGCGGCATTGCGTAACCGACCTCTTTCATGACGCCAAGGAAGCATGGCGCGTGGCCGGACTGCCTAATCCTGGCGAGGAAGCCAAGTCCTATATGTAG